The stretch of DNA CTCAAGCTCCTTCTTAAGACACTTCGGAGTCGGGAAGGGTCATCACTCTCCGATGCTTCTTCTGCCAGCTCCTCCAATTTTTGTAGATCGCTGATGGTTAATTGTGGACCAGGATTGGTTGggtacatcaaactgcgatTCCTCTTGAGCGGGACAATGTTTTCCTCCTCGACTCCATCGTTTTCCTGTGGTCGGTACTGTCTACTCAGCATAGACCGTTTACGATTGAGACTCGAAGAGGAGGACAATGAGGAAGGTGATGTCGGTTGACCATCTGGCGGAGATCTGGCATGTTCCTTCAAAAAAGCGCGAAATTCTGCAGGTGCGATTTCGGGATGCAAACTCGCTGGAACCCAGAAGAGGTGGAGAGGGTCATCTGATGGGTTGTTTGGGGCAGGATCTGCTGTGCGACTACTCCCTGGACTAGTGGCAGGATCGGGTGAAGGAAGCCCCTGGACATTGCTGTTGATGAAGTTGGAATCTGGGGAAGGCGCTGACGCAGCAGGTGTTTTGCCGACCCAATACTGAGCAGTTGGAGAAGAAGGTGGAGATTGATTGGGTAAGTCTGGGTCGATGGTCAGAGCACCAGGGGTTGTTGACCGTCTCCTAAGGTCCCTAAGGGCCTCCACCTCGCGCTGTATCTCATATTCGGATGGCTGGAGGGGTCGAGAGGACATTTATGACAAGGAGAGGGACAAGGACAACTGTGGTAAGAATTAGCACTATGAGCGTCACAGATTCGGTGCCTGGCCGAAGATCGCAAAAGTAACAAGGACAATGCGAATGGAAAAGGTTGTGAAAGAACGCATAAAGATACTCACTGGAATGAGACCCGACGTGGTTGGCAACACCTGGGGGTTTTCGAAGAGACAGGAAGAAGCGGTAGACGGTAAACCAGATCTGCAAATTTGGCAAGTGCCCAAAGGCCGACTCCGCTGCTTGTCGGCAGCCTTaggcttcagcttcagccgCAGAAAGGGTGACACAAATTACAACGGTTTACGATTGATAATACATGGCACAGAGTATTCTTGTTAAATATTAATAACTACAAAAGAATCGCTGCATTCACAGGGCAACGGAGTATATCCACATCGTCACAGCTTCACAGCGAGTCCATCAGGAGACACGGCCTAGCAATGCCTGATCATCTCACGTTCCAGCTCAGCACACTTTCTCTGATGGACCTGATAGACTATCTTGCGTGCGTATTACTGGTCGATGACGACTGCACATCGGGAGTTGTAGCAGCACCCTCTCTGCGAAGTTCCTGGATGACAGCCTAGAGAATCGGGCACACATCAGCGCAATCAGCTACGGCTCAGTGGCATTGCCATGTTGAATTAGCATCACAGACAGCAAGTGCCTCCGGATTCACTCCATTCTCAACCATTCCGACGCATGTTGCAAGCGTCGCCTTGTCTAGCTGAGTATTCAATAGCTGGGATATTTCATAGAGGACTTTGAAATGTTTCAGCGTAAAGTGGATGCAATAAATCAGGCACATACTATCCAGAGTTTCCTGAGCGGACGAATTTCTCTCTGATTCTTTGGTAGACATAGACACTTGGTGCCTTGGTGCAAATGTACTAAGCTTGTACACAGCACAACTGTTCAATCGGACGGAAATAGACGCGCGCTCAACATTCCCAcgatttcttttttgctaATCTTAAGTACTACTCAAGTCGCCTCGTCTTCAATACACTATGGCTCCTGCTAGTACCTCCAAGGCTGCGGCTGCCACTAAAAAGGTCAAGAAAGAGAAGCTGTTCCACCCGGCTTCGAGAAAAGCGGGTCAGCTTGCACGCCACGCTCTGCGCAAGGGAAAGCTGGGTAATCTAACAATGAAACGGAATCAAAAGCACGATTCACTAGGCATGTAAACTATATCTCGCTGGTCAGACCGCACTTGTTGAACATTCACCAGTTGACCTTTATGGCTTTTTCTATCATGCCGTCCCAGAAGAGGGTGTCCTCACGCTTGAGGAGTTGCATCATATCATTAGCGATGTATGGCTGACTCgctttgatgaagaattggAGGCCGAGCGGTCAGCAAGGCGGAAGGGGAGACCAAAATCTGCGAAGGAAATGAAACTGGAAGAACTCAAACTCAGAGAGGCAGAAATTTATCGTACAGGCATGGGTGAGCTTTATTCTTACTGTCCATTGAATGCCTAATCAGCTGCGTGCTTACCAGAGGTCATTGATCTAACACACCCTCCTACTGTGGAATTATTCCGAAGATGGGATCAGAAAGAAGTTGCATTTATTCAGCTGCTGCGGTTTATTCGAATATTTAGCACCGACCCACAGCTCGCCTTGGTTTCGCGGCCAGGAAAACACCTGTCTATCACAGTGCCCCCGCCTGTTCCTGACGACGCTATGGATCTCGCTGAAGAAAACGAAATTAAATTTGCCTAGATGATCATCGCCGCGATGCTTGTAGCAATGCTTTGGCAAGACACGCTGTATTGATGTATTACTACTACCATGCACCGTTGTAAAAATATACGCACGATCCTAGGTTCGTACTTGAACCTTGGTAGTAGGTATCGCTTGCCTATCACAACGCAATAAGTTTGTATGCCTACTAAATCTGCCGTTAACGAGATGGTGAGGCCAGATGAACCGGCTGGTTATCGAAGAAGGGGTAGTGAGCCTGCCAGGCGCATCAGGTAAGCACTGTCAGTGTTAATCTCGGATTGACAGGGCCGGTGCGCGGTCACTCGCGGTCACCGCGATTTCGACTCTTGAGCTCTTACCAACGAGTCACGACGATCGCACCAATTACAATTTTCGTCTCAGAACATGAAATCCTTCAGCTACAACTCTAGCATTTCGTTACTTGGGCAAACCCTAGGTTAGCATTTACTCCCGCTTTCAAGCCTTTATACAATCGCTATAAAAATATTTGACCCGACACCCACTTTAGTACTACATACGGCTATCGGTCCTCGGAAACTCTGACCTTTCGGTTTCAATTTGACAATCCGGCTTTCGCTCTGCTTTCTGCCTATTAAAAATACATGCAACAAAGTCTGGGCATGCTCCAGGCCTCGGATGCTCGCGGAGATACCGAGCACAATTTATAAATTCCAGCCCCTCTTTCGCTTGTCCAAAATTATTTCTCCCCTAACTAGACCTATCTCGTCAATGGCACACGAACAACCACCCAAAGTTTTGATAGTAAGGTGAAATGCAGTCTATCGAACCGCTTTTAATGGCTTTCTAGGTTGGAGGAGGCCCCTCTGGGTTGATTCTTgccctttctcttcttcaaaaTGGTGTCCCAGTTAGGATTATCGAGAAAAGTTCGAAACCCAGGCTTGGTCAAAGGGGAGCAGGAATTATGGTGAGCTACAACTAATTCCAAATTCTCATTGACATTACAATTTCTTTGATTGTGTGTTTAGCCCCGAACTCTGGAGCTTTTTTCGTATCTTCGTATTGTAGATGAAGTGATGAAACTCGGTATCTTGACCCCCAAAGCACGAATATACGAAATGCCAGGAGGAGTGAAAATTAGACATGAATTCGAAATGACGCCCCATAGAGATCCCACACCAGCCAACCCTTTTGTGCGAACAACCTTTTTTCGTTGGTGTATTTGAACTCACAGATCAATGTAAAATCTAGTTGAACCCGATCATGCTTGGTCAAGACAAATTAGAAAAAATATTCTGGGCCGCACTTGCGAAGTATGGATGCTCTGTTGAACTGGGCACAGAACTTAAATCGTTCACTCAAACGGAGAAGTGCGTGCACGTCAAGCTCGTACACGAAGCAAGGGGTGACCGGGAGGAGTTCGAAGAGAATTCTGAGTATGAGTGGATGATTGGAACGGATGGCGCAAAAGGAGTTGTGCGGAAAATGCTAGGTTTATCCTTCCTGGGAGAGACCAGGGTGATAGAAAATTTCATTGTGGGAGACATTGTGGTTGAGGGCCTGTCAAACAAGGTGCGCACGCCGTCCACCCATCTTTCCTGAAGTTGCTCAGGTTTCATGATTAGTATTGGCATATGTGGGGTGAGGCATCGAATGTCATGTCAGTTGTTTGTTACGATAAATTAGTGTCAGATTCTGATTTTCGATTAGGATAAGCTTACGGGGAACAGAAACCCCGAAACTATTCAACTTTGTGGTTGGGGggaaaaaaataaatcatACGGAGCTCTCCAACGACGTCGCTAACTTGAAGAGATGCTTCATGGAAAACACTGGCACTCGTCCCGACCTCAAGTTTACCGAAATTCCATGGATGTCCCACtacaggtatgtttcgttAAAGAACCCGGATAACATCATTTCCATACTCAAAGTTTGCCAGACCCAACATTCGAATGGTTCAGAAATTTGGATATGGAAGGGTGTATGTAGCTGGAGGTAAGCAAGGTACTTTTGCGTTGTTCTTATGCAAACATTTATTTTGGCAGATGCGGGGCATGTTCATAGCCCAACTGGAGGCCAGGTATTACCTATCATTCTTGTGATCTCGTCATGCTAAAGGAGCTTCACAGGGTGTGAACACAGGTATTCAGGATTCTTTCAATCTTGGATGGAAATTGGCACTGGTCGTCAAAGGATTGGCCGCTCCGGCTCTGTTAGAGACTTTCTCAGAGGAACGCATACCTGTTATCGCCGAAATGATTAGCCAGACGACAAAGCTTCTCAACAAAGCATTGAATAACCAGGGTGGAGCACTTCAAAGCGGTGGCACCTTGTACCAACTCGGAGTTAATTATCGATGGAGCTCGATAGTGGTCGATGAACGAAAGGCGATAGAGCTCGACCGCGAAGCTGAGGAAGATGCATACTTACAGGATTTCGAATATCCAtcggaagaagaggaagccaTTGACTCGTACGGCAATGACCACGACGGGCAAATACGAGCTGGGGACAGAGCACCTGATTCTTCTAATCTAATAATCCGATCTCCATCCAGCCTCATCAAACAGAAATGCCATTTGTTCCAGATTTTCGATTCTTCGCGTCACACTGTTCTCATCTTTGCGGATCTTGTC from Psilocybe cubensis strain MGC-MH-2018 chromosome 7, whole genome shotgun sequence encodes:
- a CDS encoding Mitotic-spindle organizing protein 1, with amino-acid sequence MSTKESERNSSAQETLDILYEISQLLNTQLDKATLATCVGMVENGVNPEALAAVIQELRREGAATTPDVQSSSTSNTHAR
- a CDS encoding Translation machinery-associated protein 16, which gives rise to MAPASTSKAAAATKKVKKEKLFHPASRKAGQLARHALRKGKLVDLYGFFYHAVPEEGVLTLEELHHIISDVWLTRFDEELEAERSARRKGRPKSAKEMKLEELKLREAEIYRTGMEVIDLTHPPTVELFRRWDQKEVAFIQLLRFIRIFSTDPQLALVSRPGKHLSITVPPPVPDDAMDLAEENEIKFA
- a CDS encoding Flavin-dependent monooxygenase — encoded protein: MAHEQPPKVLIVGGGPSGLILALSLLQNGVPVRIIEKSSKPRLGQRGAGIMPRTLELFSYLRIVDEVMKLGILTPKARIYEMPGGVKIRHEFEMTPHRDPTPANPFLNPIMLGQDKLEKIFWAALAKYGCSVELGTELKSFTQTEKCVHVKLVHEARGDREEFEENSEYEWMIGTDGAKGVVRKMLGLSFLGETRVIENFIVGDIVVEGLSNKYWHMWGEASNVMISLRGTETPKLFNFVVGGKKINHTELSNDVANLKRCFMENTGTRPDLKFTEIPWMSHYRPNIRMVQKFGYGRVYVAGDAGHVHSPTGGQGVNTGIQDSFNLGWKLALVVKGLAAPALLETFSEERIPVIAEMISQTTKLLNKALNNQGGALQSGGTLYQLGVNYRWSSIVVDERKAIELDREAEEDAYLQDFEYPSEEEEAIDSYGNDHDGQIRAGDRAPDSSNLIIRSPSSLIKQKCHLFQIFDSSRHTVLIFADLVNCAPILQACSAYPKGLICTVVVVGAKKPTPASATLADFVVEDHDENAYESYCPSGVCGVCIVRPDGVLGAIVQGPVWMHRYFRGIFSAKSIR